In Streptomyces sp. NBC_00704, a genomic segment contains:
- a CDS encoding antitoxin, which yields MGIFDRFKSNKAAQDKARDMSDAAERTVNEKTGDKYESQVDTGQRKLHERLGMDEDRPEQP from the coding sequence ATGGGCATCTTCGACAGGTTCAAGAGCAACAAGGCGGCCCAGGACAAGGCCAGGGACATGTCCGACGCCGCCGAACGCACGGTCAACGAGAAGACGGGCGACAAGTACGAGTCCCAGGTCGACACCGGGCAGCGGAAGCTGCACGAGCGGCTCGGCATGGACGAGGACCGGCCCGAACAGCCGTAG
- a CDS encoding sodium/solute symporter: protein MNGFSDTAQTMSLVAFTAVATITLLLCVMTGPDRDDLDEFYTGYRSLSPLRNGLAIAGDYISAATVLGTGGVIALCGYDGVVLALSTALSLMLLMFLLAEPLRNAGRFTMGDALARRMPGRAVRMTACAVTLAALLPMMLVQLAGTGQLLAFILGFSGDSVQTGCIVCMGVLMISYAAIGGMKGTALIQMLKIVTLLGSGTAIALIVLYRFDWNPGALFDAAARGSGVGDAFLRSGLEFAGGPYPRVDMITAQLSVVLGGACLPHITMRMYTASSARQVRRSMSWAVSGVALFVLVITVVGFGATALVGRAAIAGADPRGNTAYLLGSRSAFGPDVSTAETLLFTTVTTAIFLTVLASVAGMILACANSLAHDVFAARDPRMPPAREMLLARLSALAVGAPTILLATQIQHRSLQPLITLSFCLGASALAPALVYSLFWRRYTRTGLLATLIGGTVSVLLLMPGTNLVSGSPLAAFPEADFNWFPFTTTGIVTVPLGFALGWLGTVLSGRHKAEEQRREYEAVEGWILAGAIRREN, encoded by the coding sequence ATGAACGGGTTCAGCGACACCGCGCAGACCATGTCCCTCGTGGCGTTCACCGCCGTCGCCACCATCACGCTGCTGCTGTGCGTGATGACCGGCCCCGACCGCGACGACCTCGACGAGTTCTACACCGGCTACCGCTCCCTCTCCCCCCTGCGCAACGGCCTGGCCATCGCCGGCGACTACATCTCCGCGGCCACCGTCCTGGGCACCGGCGGCGTCATCGCCCTGTGCGGTTACGACGGCGTCGTCCTCGCCCTCAGCACGGCGCTCTCCCTGATGCTGCTGATGTTCCTGCTGGCCGAACCCCTGCGCAACGCGGGCCGGTTCACCATGGGCGACGCCCTGGCCCGCCGGATGCCGGGACGCGCCGTGCGCATGACGGCCTGCGCGGTCACCCTCGCCGCGCTGCTGCCGATGATGCTCGTCCAGCTCGCGGGCACCGGCCAGCTCCTCGCCTTCATCCTGGGGTTCTCCGGCGACTCCGTGCAGACGGGCTGCATCGTCTGCATGGGCGTGCTGATGATCAGCTACGCGGCGATCGGCGGCATGAAGGGCACCGCCCTCATCCAGATGCTGAAGATCGTGACCCTGCTCGGTTCCGGCACCGCGATCGCCCTGATCGTCCTGTACCGCTTCGACTGGAACCCCGGCGCCCTCTTCGACGCGGCCGCCCGGGGCAGCGGGGTCGGCGACGCCTTCCTGCGCTCCGGCCTGGAGTTCGCGGGCGGCCCCTACCCCCGCGTCGACATGATCACCGCGCAGCTGTCCGTCGTGCTGGGCGGCGCCTGCCTGCCCCACATCACCATGCGCATGTACACCGCCTCCAGCGCCCGCCAGGTGCGCCGCTCCATGTCCTGGGCGGTCTCGGGCGTCGCCCTGTTCGTGCTGGTCATCACCGTCGTCGGCTTCGGCGCGACGGCCCTCGTCGGGCGCGCCGCGATCGCCGGCGCCGACCCGCGCGGCAACACCGCCTACCTGCTGGGCTCCAGAAGCGCGTTCGGCCCCGACGTCTCCACCGCAGAGACCCTGCTGTTCACGACGGTCACGACGGCGATCTTCCTCACCGTGCTCGCCTCCGTCGCCGGCATGATCCTCGCCTGCGCCAACTCCCTGGCCCACGACGTCTTCGCCGCCCGCGACCCGCGGATGCCACCGGCCCGCGAGATGCTCCTGGCCCGGCTGTCCGCCCTGGCCGTCGGCGCCCCGACGATCCTGCTGGCCACCCAGATCCAGCACCGCAGCCTCCAGCCCCTGATCACCCTCTCCTTCTGCCTCGGCGCGTCGGCGCTCGCCCCGGCGCTGGTCTACAGCCTCTTCTGGCGCCGGTACACCCGCACCGGCCTCCTGGCCACCCTCATCGGCGGCACCGTCTCCGTCCTGCTCCTCATGCCCGGCACCAACCTCGTCTCGGGCTCCCCCCTCGCCGCCTTCCCCGAAGCCGACTTCAACTGGTTCCCGTTCACCACCACCGGCATCGTCACCGTCCCCCTCGGCTTCGCCCTCGGCTGGCTGGGCACGGTGCTCTCGGGCCGCCACAAGGCCGAGGAACAGCGCCGCGAGTACGAAGCGGTGGAGGGCTGGATCCTGGCGGGGGCGATCAGAAGAGAGAACTGA
- the mfd gene encoding transcription-repair coupling factor, translating to MSLHGLLDAVVKDAALAEAITAAADGNRMHVDLVGPPAARPFAIAALARESARTVLAVTATGREAEDLAAALRSLLPPDGVVEYPSWETLPHERLSPRSDTVGRRLAVLRRLTHPRPDDPETGPVSVVVAPVRSVLQPQVKGLGDLEPVALRSGQTADLNEIVEALAAAAYARVELVEKRGEFAVRGGILDVFPPTEEHPLRVEFWGDDVEEIRYFKVADQRSLEVAEHGLWAPPCRELLLTDDVRTRARALAEEHPELGELLGKIAEGIAVEGMESLAPVLVDDMELLVDVLPKGAMAVVCDPERVRTRAADLVATSQEFLHASWAATASGGEAPIDVGAASLWSIADVRERARELDMMWWSVSPFAADDELDDGTLKLGMHAPEAYRGDTAKALADTKGWLADGWRVAFVTEAHGPAARTVEVLGGEGVAARLDNDLTELSPSVVHVSCGSIDYGFVDHALRLAVLTETDLTGQKAAGKDGARMPARRRKTIDPLTLEAGDYIVHEQHGVGRYIEMVQRTVQSATREYLVVEYAPAKRGQPGDRLYIPTDQLEQITKYVGGEAPTLHRLGGADWTKTKARAKKAVKEIAADLIKLYSARMAAPGHAFGADTPWQRELEDAFPYAETPDQLTTIAEVKDDMEKTVPMDRLICGDVGYGKTEIAVRAAFKAVQDGKQVAVLVPTTLLVQQHFGTFSERYAQFPVKVRALSRFQTDTEAKATLEGLREGSVDIVIGTHRLFSSETRFKDLGLVIVDEEQRFGVEHKEQLKKLRANVDVLTMSATPIPRTLEMAVTGIREMSTITTPPEERHPVLTFVGPYEQKQIGAAVRRELLREGQVFYIHNRVESIDRAAARLREIVPEARIATAHGQMSETALEQVVVDFWEKKFDVLVSTTIVESGIDISNANTLIVERGDTFGLSQLHQLRGRVGRGRERGYAYFLYPPEKPLTETAHERLATIAQHTEMGAGMYVAMKDLEIRGAGNLLGGEQSGHIAGVGFDLYVRMVGEAVADYRRQLETGGIEEEPPLEVKIELPVDAHVPHDYAPGERLRLQAYRAIASANSEDDVKAVREELVDRYGKLPEPVENLLLVAGLRMLARACGVGEVVLQGANIRFAPVELRESQELRLKRLYPGSVIKPAAHQVLVPRPKTAKVGGKPLVGRELLGWVGEFLATVLGS from the coding sequence ATGAGCCTGCACGGTCTGCTCGACGCCGTCGTCAAGGACGCCGCCCTCGCGGAAGCCATCACCGCGGCCGCCGACGGCAACCGCATGCACGTCGACCTGGTCGGCCCGCCGGCCGCCCGCCCCTTCGCGATCGCCGCCCTCGCCCGCGAGAGCGCCCGCACGGTCCTCGCCGTCACCGCCACCGGCCGTGAGGCCGAGGACCTGGCCGCCGCCCTGCGCTCGCTGCTCCCGCCCGACGGCGTCGTGGAGTACCCCTCCTGGGAGACGCTCCCGCACGAACGCCTCAGCCCCCGCAGCGACACCGTCGGCCGCCGCCTGGCCGTCCTGCGCCGCCTGACCCACCCGCGCCCCGACGACCCGGAGACCGGCCCGGTCTCCGTCGTCGTCGCACCCGTGCGCTCCGTGCTCCAGCCCCAGGTCAAGGGCCTCGGCGACCTGGAACCGGTCGCCCTGCGCTCAGGACAGACGGCCGACCTGAACGAGATCGTCGAAGCCCTCGCCGCGGCCGCCTACGCGCGCGTGGAGCTGGTCGAGAAGCGCGGCGAGTTCGCCGTGCGCGGCGGCATCCTGGACGTGTTCCCGCCCACCGAGGAACACCCCCTGCGCGTCGAGTTCTGGGGCGACGACGTCGAGGAGATCCGCTACTTCAAGGTCGCCGACCAGCGCTCCCTGGAAGTCGCCGAACACGGCCTGTGGGCCCCGCCCTGCCGGGAACTCCTGCTGACGGACGACGTCCGCACGCGCGCGCGTGCCCTCGCCGAGGAGCACCCCGAGCTGGGCGAACTGCTCGGCAAGATCGCCGAGGGCATCGCGGTGGAGGGCATGGAGTCCCTCGCGCCCGTCCTCGTCGACGACATGGAACTGCTGGTCGACGTCCTGCCCAAGGGCGCGATGGCCGTCGTCTGCGACCCGGAGCGGGTGCGCACGCGCGCCGCCGACCTGGTGGCCACCTCGCAGGAGTTCCTGCACGCGTCCTGGGCCGCCACGGCGAGCGGCGGCGAGGCGCCCATCGACGTCGGCGCGGCCTCCCTGTGGTCCATCGCCGACGTCCGCGAACGCGCGCGCGAGCTGGACATGATGTGGTGGTCGGTGTCGCCGTTCGCCGCCGACGACGAGCTGGACGACGGCACGCTGAAGCTCGGCATGCACGCCCCTGAGGCCTATCGCGGCGACACCGCCAAGGCCCTCGCCGACACCAAGGGCTGGCTCGCCGACGGCTGGCGCGTCGCCTTCGTCACCGAGGCCCACGGCCCGGCCGCCCGCACGGTCGAGGTGCTCGGCGGCGAGGGCGTGGCAGCCCGCCTCGACAACGACCTGACCGAGCTGAGCCCCTCCGTCGTGCACGTCTCCTGCGGCTCGATCGACTACGGCTTCGTCGACCACGCGTTGCGCCTCGCCGTCCTCACCGAGACCGACCTGACCGGCCAGAAGGCGGCCGGCAAGGACGGCGCGCGCATGCCCGCGCGCCGCAGGAAGACCATCGACCCGCTCACCCTGGAGGCGGGCGACTACATCGTCCACGAGCAGCACGGCGTGGGCCGCTACATCGAGATGGTGCAGCGCACCGTCCAGAGCGCCACCCGCGAGTACCTGGTCGTGGAGTACGCGCCCGCCAAGCGCGGCCAGCCCGGCGACCGCCTCTACATCCCCACCGACCAGCTGGAGCAGATCACCAAGTACGTCGGCGGCGAGGCCCCCACGCTGCACCGGCTCGGCGGCGCCGACTGGACGAAGACGAAGGCGCGCGCCAAGAAGGCCGTCAAGGAGATCGCCGCCGACCTGATCAAGCTGTACAGCGCGCGGATGGCGGCCCCCGGCCACGCCTTCGGCGCCGACACGCCCTGGCAGCGCGAGCTGGAGGACGCCTTCCCCTACGCGGAGACGCCCGACCAGCTCACCACCATCGCCGAGGTCAAGGACGACATGGAGAAGACGGTCCCGATGGACCGCCTGATCTGCGGCGACGTCGGCTACGGCAAGACCGAGATCGCCGTGCGCGCCGCCTTCAAGGCCGTCCAGGACGGCAAGCAGGTCGCCGTCCTCGTGCCGACGACCCTGCTCGTGCAGCAGCACTTCGGCACCTTCAGCGAGCGCTACGCGCAGTTCCCGGTGAAGGTGCGCGCCCTGTCCCGCTTCCAGACCGACACCGAGGCCAAGGCCACCCTGGAGGGTCTGCGCGAGGGCTCGGTGGACATCGTCATCGGCACCCACCGCCTGTTCTCCTCCGAGACCAGGTTCAAGGACCTCGGCCTGGTCATCGTCGACGAGGAGCAGCGCTTCGGCGTCGAGCACAAGGAGCAGCTGAAGAAGCTCCGCGCGAACGTCGACGTCCTGACCATGTCGGCGACCCCGATCCCGCGCACCCTGGAGATGGCCGTCACCGGCATCCGCGAGATGTCGACGATCACCACGCCGCCGGAGGAGCGCCACCCGGTGCTCACCTTCGTCGGCCCCTACGAGCAGAAGCAGATCGGCGCCGCCGTCCGCCGCGAACTGCTGCGCGAGGGCCAGGTCTTCTACATCCACAACCGGGTCGAGTCGATCGACCGGGCGGCCGCGCGACTGCGCGAGATCGTGCCCGAGGCGCGCATCGCCACCGCGCACGGCCAGATGTCGGAGACGGCGCTGGAACAGGTCGTCGTCGACTTCTGGGAGAAGAAGTTCGACGTGCTCGTCTCGACGACGATCGTCGAGTCCGGCATCGACATCTCCAACGCCAACACCCTGATCGTGGAGCGCGGCGACACCTTCGGCCTGTCCCAGCTGCACCAGCTGCGCGGCCGGGTGGGCCGCGGCCGCGAGCGCGGCTACGCCTACTTCCTCTACCCGCCGGAGAAGCCCCTCACCGAGACCGCCCACGAGCGGCTCGCGACGATCGCCCAGCACACCGAGATGGGCGCGGGCATGTACGTGGCGATGAAGGACCTGGAGATCCGCGGCGCGGGCAACCTCCTCGGCGGCGAGCAGTCCGGCCATATCGCGGGCGTCGGCTTCGACCTGTACGTCCGCATGGTCGGCGAGGCCGTCGCGGACTACCGGCGTCAGCTGGAGACCGGCGGGATCGAGGAGGAGCCGCCGCTCGAGGTCAAGATCGAGCTGCCGGTCGACGCCCACGTCCCGCACGACTACGCGCCCGGCGAGCGGCTGCGGCTCCAGGCCTACCGGGCCATCGCCTCCGCCAACTCCGAGGACGACGTGAAGGCCGTCCGGGAGGAACTCGTCGACCGGTACGGCAAGTTGCCGGAACCGGTGGAGAACCTGCTGCTGGTGGCGGGACTGCGGATGCTGGCCCGTGCGTGCGGCGTCGGCGAGGTCGTGCTCCAGGGCGCCAACATCCGCTTCGCGCCGGTGGAGTTGCGCGAGTCGCAGGAACTGCGCCTGAAGCGGCTGTACCCCGGCTCGGTCATCAAGCCCGCCGCCCACCAGGTCCTCGTCCCCCGTCCGAAGACCGCCAAGGTCGGCGGCAAGCCGCTGGTCGGACGCGAACTGCTCGGCTGGGTGGGGGAGTTCCTGGCGACGGTCCTGGGCTCGTAG
- a CDS encoding ABC transporter permease, translating to MTVLRTSMRNFFAHKGRMALSAVAVLLSVAFVCGTLVFTDTMNTTFDKLFAASASNVTVSAKGASDSGETTAGNGKPPVMPASVLDKVRRAQGVKSAQGSVFSSAATVVDADKDSLSPSSGAPTIVGSWNANEARTMEITQGAAPKGADQIVVDEDTADKHHLKLGDELGVITAVGTHTAKISGIATFQVTNPGAAIFYLDTATAQTTLVGQPDVYTNVNVMAATGVSDAQLKKSVTAEIGAGYKVQTAKEASDASRADVGDLLNVMKYAMLGFAGIAFLVGIFLIINTFSMLVAQRTREIGLMRAIGSSRKQINRSVLVEALLLGVVGSVLGVGAGVGVAVGLMKLMGMTGMKLSTDDLTVAWTTPVIGMVLGVVVTVLAAYLPARRAGKVSPMAALRDAGAPADARAGVVRAVIGLVLTGAGGAGLFLASAADKAAEGSLWLGMGVVLSLIGFVVIGPLLAGAVVRALGAVLLRAFGPVGRMAERNALRNPRRTGATGAALMIGLALVACLSVVGSSMVASASEELDKSVGTDFIIRGRNDGRQLVTPQAVQAIKSTPGLARVTEYKMADADFTTPDGAKLDDTEITAADPTYATDLRIETVAGRLADAYRPDAMSVPEKFAKDHKVALGSQIAVAFRDGSTARLTVRAITSSEGVIDQGAMYTSIATLKKYVPAGKLPLDVMVFASAKDGQQDTAYTALKSALHEYPQYVVRDQTDYKQELKDQIGQLLNLIYGLLALAIIVAILGVVNTLALSVVERTREIGLMRAIGLSRRQLRRMIRMESVVIALFGALLGLGLGMGWGATAQQLLALEGLKVLDIPWPTIIGVFIGSAFVGLFAALVPAFRAGRMNVLSAIATD from the coding sequence ATGACCGTGCTCAGAACCTCGATGCGCAACTTCTTCGCGCACAAGGGACGCATGGCGCTGTCGGCCGTGGCGGTCCTGCTGTCGGTGGCGTTCGTCTGCGGGACGCTCGTGTTCACCGACACCATGAACACGACGTTCGACAAGCTCTTCGCCGCCTCCGCGTCCAATGTGACGGTGAGCGCGAAGGGCGCCTCGGACTCCGGTGAGACGACCGCAGGCAACGGCAAGCCGCCGGTCATGCCGGCGTCCGTGCTCGACAAGGTCCGCCGGGCGCAGGGCGTGAAGTCGGCGCAGGGCTCGGTCTTCTCCAGCGCGGCGACCGTCGTCGACGCCGACAAGGACAGCCTGTCGCCGTCCAGCGGCGCGCCCACCATCGTCGGCAGCTGGAACGCCAACGAGGCCCGCACCATGGAGATCACGCAGGGCGCGGCGCCGAAGGGCGCCGACCAGATCGTGGTCGACGAGGACACCGCCGACAAGCACCACCTCAAGCTCGGCGACGAGCTGGGTGTGATCACCGCGGTCGGCACGCACACCGCGAAGATCTCCGGCATCGCCACCTTCCAGGTCACCAACCCCGGCGCGGCGATCTTCTACCTGGACACCGCGACCGCCCAGACGACGCTGGTCGGCCAGCCGGACGTCTACACGAACGTCAACGTCATGGCGGCGACCGGGGTGAGCGACGCGCAGCTGAAGAAGAGCGTCACGGCCGAGATCGGCGCCGGCTACAAGGTGCAGACCGCCAAGGAGGCCTCCGACGCCAGCCGGGCGGACGTGGGCGACCTGCTGAACGTGATGAAGTACGCGATGCTCGGCTTCGCCGGGATCGCCTTCCTCGTCGGCATCTTCCTGATCATCAACACCTTCTCGATGCTGGTCGCCCAGCGCACCCGTGAGATCGGCCTGATGCGGGCGATCGGCTCCAGCCGCAAGCAGATCAACCGGTCCGTGCTGGTGGAGGCCCTGCTGCTCGGCGTGGTCGGCTCGGTCCTCGGGGTCGGCGCGGGCGTCGGCGTCGCCGTAGGCCTGATGAAGCTCATGGGCATGACCGGTATGAAGCTCTCCACGGACGACCTGACGGTCGCCTGGACGACCCCGGTGATCGGCATGGTCCTCGGTGTCGTCGTCACGGTGCTGGCGGCCTACCTTCCGGCCCGCCGGGCCGGCAAGGTCTCGCCGATGGCCGCGCTGCGCGACGCGGGCGCCCCGGCCGACGCCAGGGCCGGCGTGGTGCGGGCCGTCATCGGCCTGGTGCTCACCGGCGCGGGCGGCGCGGGCCTCTTCCTCGCCTCCGCCGCCGACAAGGCCGCCGAGGGTTCGCTCTGGCTGGGCATGGGCGTGGTGCTGAGCCTGATCGGCTTCGTCGTGATCGGCCCGCTGCTGGCCGGTGCGGTCGTGCGGGCGCTGGGCGCGGTCCTGCTGCGGGCCTTCGGACCGGTCGGACGGATGGCGGAGCGCAACGCGCTGCGCAACCCGCGGCGCACCGGCGCCACCGGCGCGGCCCTGATGATCGGCCTCGCGCTGGTCGCCTGCCTGTCGGTGGTCGGCTCGTCCATGGTCGCGTCCGCGTCGGAGGAGCTGGACAAGAGCGTCGGCACGGACTTCATCATCCGGGGCCGCAACGACGGCCGTCAGCTCGTGACCCCGCAGGCCGTGCAGGCCATCAAGTCGACGCCGGGCCTCGCCCGGGTCACCGAGTACAAGATGGCCGACGCCGACTTCACCACCCCCGACGGCGCGAAGCTCGACGACACGGAGATCACGGCGGCCGACCCGACCTACGCGACCGACCTGCGCATCGAGACCGTCGCCGGCAGGCTCGCCGACGCCTACCGCCCCGACGCCATGTCCGTCCCCGAGAAGTTCGCCAAGGACCACAAGGTCGCCCTCGGCTCGCAGATCGCGGTCGCCTTCCGGGACGGTTCCACGGCCCGGCTGACGGTCCGGGCGATCACCAGCAGCGAGGGCGTCATCGACCAGGGCGCGATGTACACCTCCATCGCCACCCTGAAGAAGTACGTCCCGGCCGGCAAGCTGCCGCTGGACGTGATGGTCTTCGCCAGCGCGAAGGACGGGCAGCAGGACACCGCGTACACCGCGCTGAAGTCGGCGCTGCACGAGTACCCGCAGTACGTGGTCCGCGACCAGACCGACTACAAGCAGGAGTTGAAGGACCAGATCGGGCAGCTGCTGAACCTGATCTACGGTCTGCTCGCCCTGGCGATCATCGTCGCGATCCTCGGTGTGGTGAACACCCTGGCCCTGTCGGTGGTCGAGCGCACCCGGGAGATCGGCCTGATGCGGGCGATCGGCCTCTCGCGCCGCCAGCTGCGCCGCATGATCCGCATGGAGTCGGTCGTCATCGCCCTGTTCGGCGCGCTCCTCGGCCTCGGCCTGGGGATGGGTTGGGGCGCGACCGCCCAGCAGCTGCTGGCCCTCGAGGGCCTGAAGGTCCTCGACATCCCGTGGCCCACCATCATCGGCGTGTTCATCGGCTCCGCCTTCGTGGGCCTGTTCGCGGCCCTGGTGCCGGCGTTCCGGGCGGGCCGCATGAACGTCCTGAGCGCGATCGCGACGGACTGA
- a CDS encoding DUF485 domain-containing protein: MYHHPSHPEPTYPWQPPPPPPEPPRGRTARHTPLGRHSDLRVLRGAYRRQRRVATLTALGYFVAFLVLSAFAPSLMTASPAPGLPAGLLLALLQLPVTGLAIVVYERTARRRVDPLAERIRTHSEIDARRDARATRPEGAGR; this comes from the coding sequence ATGTACCACCACCCGTCGCACCCCGAGCCCACCTACCCCTGGCAGCCGCCGCCCCCACCGCCCGAACCCCCACGCGGGCGCACCGCCCGCCACACCCCCCTCGGCCGCCACAGCGACCTGCGCGTCCTGCGCGGCGCCTACCGCCGTCAGCGCCGCGTCGCCACGCTCACCGCACTCGGCTACTTCGTCGCCTTCCTCGTCCTGTCCGCGTTCGCCCCGTCCCTGATGACGGCCTCCCCCGCCCCGGGACTCCCCGCCGGACTGCTGCTCGCCCTGCTCCAGCTCCCCGTCACCGGGCTGGCGATCGTCGTGTACGAACGCACCGCCCGCCGCCGCGTGGACCCCCTCGCCGAACGCATCCGCACCCACTCCGAGATCGACGCCAGGCGGGACGCCCGGGCGACGCGCCCCGAGGGGGCCGGACGATGA
- a CDS encoding phospholipase A2, with translation MNKLRAAVPGIALSGLLLVTGATPALAASSASHTAASPTAAAAVTKAQKLAKLKTLTQNSEASSLKWTSALGDHNAGRASINKYKFNWHTDYCSYSPDTLPGGYVFKWGCYRHDFSYRNYKSLVGNAAFKRDHKLRVDKALLGDLNRVCGHRFWADPLPASERSRLKAACYKAAKKYYNAVRAAG, from the coding sequence TTGAACAAGTTGCGCGCCGCAGTGCCGGGCATCGCCCTTTCGGGTCTCCTCCTCGTCACGGGAGCGACGCCCGCACTGGCCGCTTCCTCCGCTTCCCACACGGCCGCCTCACCCACGGCGGCCGCAGCCGTGACCAAGGCGCAGAAGCTCGCCAAGCTGAAGACCCTCACCCAGAACTCCGAGGCCTCTTCGCTGAAGTGGACCTCGGCACTCGGCGACCACAACGCCGGCCGGGCCTCGATCAACAAGTACAAGTTCAACTGGCACACCGACTACTGCAGCTACTCGCCGGACACGCTGCCGGGCGGCTACGTCTTCAAGTGGGGCTGCTACCGCCACGACTTCTCGTACCGCAACTACAAGAGCCTGGTGGGCAACGCCGCGTTCAAGCGGGACCACAAGCTGCGCGTCGACAAGGCGCTCCTCGGCGACCTGAACCGGGTCTGCGGCCACCGCTTCTGGGCCGACCCGCTCCCGGCCTCCGAGCGCAGCAGGCTGAAGGCGGCCTGCTACAAGGCCGCGAAGAAGTACTACAACGCGGTCCGCGCCGCCGGCTGA
- a CDS encoding ABC transporter ATP-binding protein, translating to MTSAVTIPRHGGTGGRTAVAARARQVVKAYGSGETRVVALDHVDVDIARGQFTAIMGPSGSGKSTLMHCLAGLDTVSSGQIYLDETEITGLKDKKLTQLRRDRIGFIFQAFNLLPTLNAIENITLPMDIAGRKPDQAWLRQVVETVGLADRLKHRPTQLSGGQQQRVAVARALAARPEIIFGDEPTGNLDSRAGAEVLGFLRRSVDDLGQTIVMVTHDPVAASYADRVLYLADGRIVDEMFKPTAETVLDRMKDFDARGRTS from the coding sequence GTGACATCGGCTGTGACCATTCCCAGGCACGGGGGCACTGGAGGGCGTACGGCCGTTGCCGCGCGAGCGCGGCAGGTCGTCAAGGCGTACGGGTCCGGAGAGACCCGCGTCGTCGCCCTGGACCACGTCGACGTGGACATCGCCCGCGGTCAGTTCACCGCGATCATGGGCCCCTCGGGGTCCGGCAAGTCCACCCTGATGCACTGCCTCGCCGGGCTCGACACCGTCTCGTCCGGGCAGATCTACCTGGACGAGACCGAGATCACCGGGCTGAAGGACAAGAAGCTCACCCAGCTGCGCCGGGACCGGATCGGGTTCATCTTCCAGGCGTTCAACCTGCTGCCCACGCTGAACGCGATAGAGAACATCACGCTGCCGATGGACATCGCCGGCCGCAAGCCCGACCAGGCGTGGCTGCGCCAGGTCGTGGAGACCGTCGGCCTCGCCGACCGGCTCAAGCACCGTCCCACCCAGCTCTCCGGCGGTCAGCAGCAGCGCGTCGCCGTGGCCCGCGCCCTGGCCGCCCGACCGGAGATCATCTTCGGCGACGAGCCGACCGGCAACCTCGACTCCCGTGCCGGTGCCGAGGTCCTGGGCTTCCTGCGCCGCTCGGTGGACGACCTGGGCCAGACCATCGTGATGGTCACGCACGACCCGGTCGCCGCCTCCTACGCGGACCGGGTGCTGTATCTGGCGGACGGCCGGATCGTCGACGAGATGTTCAAGCCGACCGCCGAGACCGTCCTGGACCGCATGAAGGACTTCGACGCGCGGGGGCGTACGTCATGA
- a CDS encoding HNH endonuclease family protein: MTVSGCTDELAGSGAGAGSGPGEPGATAGGGAALAAARALPVKGRAPKTGYGREKFGSAWADTDSNSCDTRDDILKRDLERVRFADGHCKVSYGVLEFDPYSGKDVTYRRGSSKVDIDHMVALSDAWQKGAKYWDAGKRIALANDPLNLLAVDASTNRSKGDGDTATWLPPNKAYRCTYVAAQVAVKKKYELWVSAAEKAAMEKVLTACPGQRLPVGGNPTKAPGRFHGG, encoded by the coding sequence ATGACGGTTTCCGGATGCACCGACGAGCTGGCAGGCTCGGGAGCAGGCGCCGGTTCGGGGCCCGGAGAACCCGGAGCGACGGCGGGCGGCGGAGCGGCCCTCGCGGCGGCCCGGGCGCTGCCCGTGAAGGGCCGGGCGCCCAAGACCGGCTACGGCAGGGAGAAGTTCGGCTCCGCCTGGGCGGACACGGACTCCAACTCCTGCGACACCCGCGACGACATCCTCAAGCGTGACCTGGAGCGGGTGCGGTTCGCCGACGGCCACTGCAAGGTGTCCTACGGCGTGCTGGAGTTCGACCCGTACTCGGGCAAGGACGTCACCTACCGGCGGGGCAGCAGCAAGGTGGACATCGACCACATGGTCGCCCTGTCCGACGCCTGGCAGAAGGGCGCCAAGTACTGGGACGCGGGCAAGCGGATAGCCCTCGCCAACGACCCGCTCAACCTGCTGGCGGTGGACGCGAGCACCAACCGCTCCAAGGGGGACGGTGACACGGCGACCTGGCTGCCGCCCAACAAGGCCTACCGGTGCACCTACGTCGCCGCTCAGGTCGCGGTGAAGAAGAAGTACGAGCTATGGGTCAGCGCGGCCGAGAAGGCGGCGATGGAGAAGGTCCTGACGGCCTGCCCCGGCCAGCGTCTTCCCGTCGGCGGCAATCCGACGAAGGCGCCGGGGCGCTTCCACGGGGGCTGA